From one Maniola jurtina chromosome 5, ilManJurt1.1, whole genome shotgun sequence genomic stretch:
- the LOC123865204 gene encoding ornithine decarboxylase-like isoform X2, giving the protein MPRVEPFYAVKCNDDKLMVSTLAALGAGFDCASKAEIQLVTSLGVGPDRIIFANPAKPASHIRYASAAGVTTMTFDSETELMKIKQYMPHAQLVVRIRCDAASAQCPLGIKFGCDPVAEAPRLLKIAAVIGLNVVGVSFHVGSGAQEMGVYARAIQYARTLFDTGDAAGHTMYLLDIGGGFPGNSGTSIREVSQVINAALEAQFPSRSVRVIAEPGRYFAAAAYTLAAMVHATRQLPAREGESAEEAHTMYFINDGVYGSFNCVLYDHQQVHAEPLEESSERPQQCSIWGPSCDALDCVLPAYSLPPQRTGNWLVFKDMGAYTIPVASPFNGFPTPKVRAVLDKHLWTMLEDLWPLTGAHFSFGRIPQTPPPSPDPDSDGASPSSPLSPAGPAPHHAVFVECALK; this is encoded by the exons ATGCCCCGAGTTGAGCCATTCTATG CGGTGAAGTGCAATGATGACAAGCTGATGGTCAGCACGCTGGCCGCGTTGGGCGCCGGCTTCGACTGCGCCTCCAAGGCAGAGATCCAGCTCGTTACATCCCTCGGAGTGGGCCCCGA TCGCATAATCTTCGCAAACCCCGCCAAACCCGCGTCTCACATCCGCTATGCGAGCGCCGCCGGAGTCACCACCATGACCTTCGACTCCGAGACCGAGCTGATGAAGATCAAGCAGTACATGCCGCACGCTCA GTTGGTCGTCCGCATCCGCTGCGACGCAGCATCCGCGCAGTGCCCGCTCGGCATCAAGTTCGGCTGCGACCCCGTCGCCGAGGCGCCGCGCTTGCTCAAGATCGCTGCTGTTATTGGCCTTAAC GTGGTGGGCGTATCCTTCCACGTGGGTTCCGGCGCGCAAGAGATGGGCGTGTACGCGCGCGCCATCCAGTACGCGCGCACACTGTTCGACACGGGCGACGCCGCGGGGCACACCATGTACCTGCTGGACATCGGAGGCGGCTTCCCGGGCAACAGCGGCACTTCCATACGCGAG GTGTCGCAGGTGATCAACGCAGCGCTAGAAGCGCAGTTTCCGTCCCGCTCCGTGCGCGTGATCGCGGAGCCGGGCCGGTACTTTGCTGCCGCGGCCTACACCCTCGCGGCCATGGTGCACGCCACCAGGCAG CTGCCGGCCAGGGAGGGCGAGAGTGCGGAGGAGGCGCACACGATGTACTTCATCAACGACGGCGTGTACGGCTCCTTCAACTGCGTGCTGTACGACCACCAGCAAGTGCACGCCGAGCCGCTAGAG GAGTCATCAGAGCGTCCTCAGCAGTGCTCAATCTGGGGCCCCTCGTGCGACGCGCTGGACTGCGTGCTCCCCGCTTACTCGCTTCCCCCGCAGCGCACGGGCAACTGGCTGGTTTTCAAGGATATGGGCGCTTATACTATCCCGGTAGCTTCGCCCTTCAACGGCTTCCCCACTCCGAAGGTCCGCGCTGTTCTGGACAAGCATTTGTG GACGATGCTGGAAGACCTGTGGCCGCTCACGGGTGCTCACTTCTCGTTCGGCCGCATCCCGCAGACGCCGCCCCCCTCCCCCGACCCGGACTCGGACGGCGCCTCCCCCTCGTCCCCCCTCTCCCCGGCGGGCCCCGCCCCCCACCACGCGGTGTTCGTAGAGTGCGCGCTCAAGTGA
- the LOC123865204 gene encoding ornithine decarboxylase 1-like isoform X1 → MKVVEEEQQVVVMEGPWSPVDVIRDIVDEGSQEDPFYVMDLGEVVARFREWKELMPRVEPFYAVKCNDDKLMVSTLAALGAGFDCASKAEIQLVTSLGVGPDRIIFANPAKPASHIRYASAAGVTTMTFDSETELMKIKQYMPHAQLVVRIRCDAASAQCPLGIKFGCDPVAEAPRLLKIAAVIGLNVVGVSFHVGSGAQEMGVYARAIQYARTLFDTGDAAGHTMYLLDIGGGFPGNSGTSIREVSQVINAALEAQFPSRSVRVIAEPGRYFAAAAYTLAAMVHATRQLPAREGESAEEAHTMYFINDGVYGSFNCVLYDHQQVHAEPLEESSERPQQCSIWGPSCDALDCVLPAYSLPPQRTGNWLVFKDMGAYTIPVASPFNGFPTPKVRAVLDKHLWTMLEDLWPLTGAHFSFGRIPQTPPPSPDPDSDGASPSSPLSPAGPAPHHAVFVECALK, encoded by the exons ATGAAGGTCGTGGAAGAGGAGCAGCAGGTGGTCGTGATGGAGGGCCCCTGGAGCCCCGTGGACGTGATCCGCGACATCGTGGACGAGGGCTCGCAGGAGGACCCCTTCTACGTCATGGACCTGGGGGAGGTCGTGGCGCGGTTCCGCGAGTGGAAGGAGCTGATGCCCAGAGTTGAGCCATTCTATG CGGTGAAGTGCAATGATGACAAGCTGATGGTCAGCACGCTGGCCGCGTTGGGCGCCGGCTTCGACTGCGCCTCCAAGGCAGAGATCCAGCTCGTTACATCCCTCGGAGTGGGCCCCGA TCGCATAATCTTCGCAAACCCCGCCAAACCCGCGTCTCACATCCGCTATGCGAGCGCCGCCGGAGTCACCACCATGACCTTCGACTCCGAGACCGAGCTGATGAAGATCAAGCAGTACATGCCGCACGCTCA GTTGGTCGTCCGCATCCGCTGCGACGCAGCATCCGCGCAGTGCCCGCTCGGCATCAAGTTCGGCTGCGACCCCGTCGCCGAGGCGCCGCGCTTGCTCAAGATCGCTGCTGTTATTGGCCTTAAC GTGGTGGGCGTATCCTTCCACGTGGGTTCCGGCGCGCAAGAGATGGGCGTGTACGCGCGCGCCATCCAGTACGCGCGCACACTGTTCGACACGGGCGACGCCGCGGGGCACACCATGTACCTGCTGGACATCGGAGGCGGCTTCCCGGGCAACAGCGGCACTTCCATACGCGAG GTGTCGCAGGTGATCAACGCAGCGCTAGAAGCGCAGTTTCCGTCCCGCTCCGTGCGCGTGATCGCGGAGCCGGGCCGGTACTTTGCTGCCGCGGCCTACACCCTCGCGGCCATGGTGCACGCCACCAGGCAG CTGCCGGCCAGGGAGGGCGAGAGTGCGGAGGAGGCGCACACGATGTACTTCATCAACGACGGCGTGTACGGCTCCTTCAACTGCGTGCTGTACGACCACCAGCAAGTGCACGCCGAGCCGCTAGAG GAGTCATCAGAGCGTCCTCAGCAGTGCTCAATCTGGGGCCCCTCGTGCGACGCGCTGGACTGCGTGCTCCCCGCTTACTCGCTTCCCCCGCAGCGCACGGGCAACTGGCTGGTTTTCAAGGATATGGGCGCTTATACTATCCCGGTAGCTTCGCCCTTCAACGGCTTCCCCACTCCGAAGGTCCGCGCTGTTCTGGACAAGCATTTGTG GACGATGCTGGAAGACCTGTGGCCGCTCACGGGTGCTCACTTCTCGTTCGGCCGCATCCCGCAGACGCCGCCCCCCTCCCCCGACCCGGACTCGGACGGCGCCTCCCCCTCGTCCCCCCTCTCCCCGGCGGGCCCCGCCCCCCACCACGCGGTGTTCGTAGAGTGCGCGCTCAAGTGA